One Ricinus communis isolate WT05 ecotype wild-type chromosome 1, ASM1957865v1, whole genome shotgun sequence DNA window includes the following coding sequences:
- the LOC107261184 gene encoding uncharacterized mitochondrial protein AtMg00810-like: MSSPRKPHLDAALHVLRYLKPTLHKGLFYSSGCDLVLKAFCDSDWASCPTTRRSIIGYCVFLGSSLISWKTKKQNTISHSSLEAEYRSMAITSCEVQWFTYLLRDFQVPVQLPVDLHCDNQAAFHIAANLVFHEHIKYITY, encoded by the coding sequence ATGAGTTCACCTCGCAAGCCCCATCTTGATGCAGCTCTTCATGTTTTGCGCTATCTCAAGCCTACTCTTCACAAAGGCTTATTTTATTCTTCAGGTTGTGATCTTGTTCTTAAAGCCTTTTGTGATTCTGACTGGGCATCCTGCCCCACAACCCGACGCTCCATTATTGGTTACTGTGTTTTTTTAGGTTCCTCTCTCATTTCATGGAAGACGAAGAAACAAAATACTATTTCTCACTCTTCCCTTGAAGCCGAGTATCGCAGTATGGCTATTACTTCTTGTGAGGTCCAGTGGTTTACATACTTGCTTCGAGATTTTCAAGTTCCTGTGCAGCTTCCCGTTGACCTTCATTGCGACAATCAAGCAGCCTTCCACATTGCTGCTAATCTAGTGTTTCACGAGCACATCAAATATATAACGTATTGA